The Prochlorococcus sp. MIT 0801 genomic sequence AACTAAAGCTTTTTCTAATGTTTTCGCTATATCAGCAACATCAAATGGGTCGAAAAGAGCATTTGCATCTCCAACTATTTCAGGAATACTACTTGTGTTTGAACCAATAACAGGAGCACCACAGGTCATAGCCTCTAAAACAGGAAGGCCAAAGCCCTCATGAAGAGAAGGGAAAATAAACAAACTACAATTTCGATATAAACGAGATAATTGCTCATCAGATACATACCCTAAAATTTTTACTAATTTTGAACTTAAATGATTACTTGCTATCCAATCTTTTAATTGCTCTAATTCTTCAGGTAAAAGATAACCAACAAAAACTAGTTTATATTTGTTTCTTAATTCCTCAGATAAAAGAGCATAAGCTTCAATCAAACGACATAAATTCTTGCGAGGATCACCTGCTCCAGAATATAAAATATATTCATAATCTATTTTCAAAGGATCATCTTTAATATTAGACACTTTGGAAGCAAATAGGTTCTCATCACAAGCAGAAGATATATTGAAAAGACATTCTTGATCAAATGCTAAATATTGTTCGGCTTCACTTTTAGAGGATTCTGAAATAGATAATAAAGAATCAAATTTAGAAAGACTAGCCAATTTACGGTGATAAAATTCAGAGAAAAGTGGATTTTTTTCTAAATATAATTTAGGATTAATAAGTGGTATTAAATCATAAATTATTGAAATTATAGAGGGTGTTATATATAATTCTGAAAGATCAGTTAAGCAATTATCAAGGAAGCCCTCAAAAAAACTAGTTATAAAAAAAATATCTGCATCCAATAATGAAATTGCATAACTTCTTAATTCACTAGCAATAAATGAATTATTCCCTTGCTGGCCAAATTTTTTATTAATAGGGCCTGGAGAGTACCATTGAAAATATTTTACGTTCATTTTATCTGATGTAATTTCCTCTTTGAAATCTTCTCTCATATCTCTTAGAGAATTATTAGCAAATAAAATATACTCATGTTGATTTTGATATTTAATCAAAGCCTTGATTAAGGCCATGGAATAGCGTCCAATCCCTCGTAATCTACTGGCCTCTGATTGACATCCTTGTAAATCAATTATTATCCTCATATTTTCACTCTAGAATGACATTTATTTAAAATCTTGATAAGTTTTTTTAGCTTCAGAGGAGGACTCATAATATCCTGATAGCATATCATTCAAAGTATGTGAATTATGATTAATCTTATCTATCTGTATGATTTTAGAAAGAATTTTTCTTGCTAGAACATCCTGACCAAGAAGTTTAGAGATTTTAGAAATAAATTTATAGAATACTATTGTATGAGAATCTGATAAAACTGATGTAATCATTCTAAAGCTAAAATGTATAAAATAAACAACAAAATTCCTGATATTTAGCAAGATAAATTTAATATTCGCTTTTATTTTTCTAATTAATTTAAAAGGTAGTGAATTAAATATTTTATTTTGTCTAAATAGCAAGAAATTAATTGTATTTTTCAAGTTATTAATTTCATTATCATATTGTTTATTCATTAATTTTATACTCTGCTCAATATTAAATATCTTTTCATCAAATAAGCTATAAGCTTGATCCGTACTAATAGCGATATTTAATTTGTCTTTCCAAAAAGATTCATGAGCAAAAAGATGAGAATTATATTCATTATTAATAGTTCCGATAAACACAACATCTTGAGCGACAGAACCAATCACCTCTAATAAAGAAAAAGATTTTGGATTATACAACGGGCCCCCGTTAATCAAATAATATTTGACCTTTTCAAAACCAATTACATTTAATCTATGTACGAAACTATCAGGATTAATATGATTAATATGTGTAGGATCTAAATAAAAATTTTTTGTAGAAACTTTAATATTATCAATACTTGGAGTTTCTAAAATTAAAACCCCGCCAGGTTCTAAAAGTCTTTGGCATTCTCTCATTAGAACTTCTAATTTATTATTATCTAAATGTTCTATTAAATGAAAAGCACTAATAA encodes the following:
- a CDS encoding class I SAM-dependent methyltransferase; translated protein: MDKESYLKFENKFRGSRDKIKKRLYNYYGLLEYILDNFDSPKLLDLGCGRGEWLEICNDKGISSLGIESNDSMYEFCKGLKLNVVKEDALIELKRYNQSSFQIISAFHLIEHLDNNKLEVLMRECQRLLEPGGVLILETPSIDNIKVSTKNFYLDPTHINHINPDSFVHRLNVIGFEKVKYYLINGGPLYNPKSFSLLEVIGSVAQDVVFIGTINNEYNSHLFAHESFWKDKLNIAISTDQAYSLFDEKIFNIEQSIKLMNKQYDNEINNLKNTINFLLFRQNKIFNSLPFKLIRKIKANIKFILLNIRNFVVYFIHFSFRMITSVLSDSHTIVFYKFISKISKLLGQDVLARKILSKIIQIDKINHNSHTLNDMLSGYYESSSEAKKTYQDFK